In uncultured Desulfuromonas sp., the genomic stretch CCATGCCCGCGGTTTCAACTGCCTTTATCAGGGGCAGAGCGCCCGCCATTTGTTGCTGAAAAAATTCCGCCTCGACCAGAAGCACATCCTGTTCGGCACCGATTCGTTCTGGGAGGGGGTCGATGTTCCCGGCCAGGCGTTGCAACAGGTGATCATCACCCGCTTGCCATTTCGGGTTCCCACCGAGCCAATTCAGATCGCCCGCAGTGAGCACCTCGAACAGATGGGTGTTGATCCGTTTATGCACTATACGGTTCCTCAAGCGGTGCTGCGACTCAAACAGGGCTTCGGCCGTCTGATCCGCCACCGCCAGGACCGGGGCGTCGTCTTGATTCTTGACCAGCGCGTGATCAGCAAAGGCTACGGCCGGATCTTTCTCAACTCCCTGCCTCCGGCACAACGACTGACCGGGCCGGCACAAACCATTCAACAGCAACTCCGGCAATTTTTTTACGCTGCCGACCCGACCACGGAGGAATGCCGCCATGGCTAAACCTGGAAAAACCGGCTTGACCCGCATTCTTAATGCCACCGGCTATTCATTTGCCGGCCTCAAGGCCGCCTGGCACAACGAGGCGGCCTTTCGCCAGGAACTGGCCCTGGTCCTCATATTAACCCCACTGGCATTCTGGATCTCTTCCGGCCTGACACAAACCGCTTTACTGCTGACCAGCCTGTATCTGGTCCTGCTGATGGAACTGGCGAATTCGGCTCTGGAGGCGGTTGTCGATCGCATCAGTGACGAGCACCACCCTCTATCGGGACGCGCAAAGGATATCGGCTCAGCTATGGTGTTTGTCTCTCTGGCAGGAGCTGCCGCGGTATGGCTTTTGGTGTTATTGGATTAGCCAAAAAAACTTCTGTGCAAATACACAGGAGCTAAACAATAAATCGTCCTCAAAAGAATACGAGTTACCACGTAGCGAAGAGGCATCCCGTTAGCTATAGTCTAACCATCAACAGCAGGAAACGGTTTTTCCACAGAAAACCTCCTACTTTTTGGCCGGCAGCCTCCCCTCGCCGGCCTTTTTTTTGCTCTAATCCGGCTCAGGTCTGTGTTAGTCTGACGACTCAAACGACAAGCACAACATAAAAACACCATAATCAACACGGCCTTCCGGAAACGTTCCTCGGAGAACGGAAGGTTAAGGATCAAAAATAATGACATCTTCGACATCACTGTTCCGCCGTCTTCTGTCCGTCTGCTTACTGGCGTGTCTCCTGTGGACACTCCCGGCGTCAGCAAGTCCCCTGCCCAACAAAGAATTTGATCCACAGCGCGCCAAACTGCTCGGCTACATTGTCAGCCAACATCTCACCCGTTATCACTATTCGCACAAGAGCCTTGACGACGATCTGTCCGTGGCCGCATTTGATCTCTACCTCAAACAACTCGACGCTCAAAAGCGCTTTTTGCTGACCACGGACGTCAAGATGCTCGGGGCCTACGAAAGCTATATCGACAACGAAATTCGCCGCGGTGAAATTCACCTGCCGATCTACAGTGCCCAGATCATGGCAGAGCGGATCCCCGTTGTTGAAAAGATGATTGAAGAGCTGCTGGCGAAACCGTTTGATTTCAGCCGAGACGAACAACTGGAAACCGACAATAAAAAACTTAAATTCTGTCGAACAGACCAGGAACTCAGAGAACGCTGGCGCAAGACCCTCAAGTTCCAGGTGGCCAATCGCTACCTCGACCTCAAAGAAGAGCAGGAACAGCCCACCCCGGAAGCCGACACCTCAAAAAAGACATCCTCGGACACGCCAGCTAAGAAGCTGAGCGATAACGAGCTGCGCCAACAGGCACGAGAAAAAGTGGCCAAACGTTATCAACACCTGATGACCCGCATGCTCAAAGAAAAGGAAGACGAGCATTTCGACCGCTACCTCAACGCCATCTCCCGCGCTTACGACCCTCACAGTAACTACCTGCCTCCGGCACAAAAGGAGGATTTTGATATCCACATGCGTGGTTCCTTAGAAGGAATCGGCGCGCTGCTGCGCGAGGAAGATGGCTATATCAAGGTCGTCAGCTTAATCCCAGGCGGCGCAGCTGAGCAGGAAGGGCAACTGGAGAGTGAGGACACCATCCTCAAAGTGGCTGAAGGCGATCAGGAACCAGTTGACATCACTGACACCCGGATCCGTGATGCCGTTTCTCTGATTCGTGGTCCCAAAGGCACAGAGGTCCGACTCCACGTTAAAAAGGCCGATGGCTCCAGGCGCGTTATCTCCATTGTCCGAGAAGTGGTTCAGATTAAGGAAACATTCGTCAAATCCACGGTCATCACCCCTCCGGACAGCAAGGAGGTGTTTGGTTACCTGAAAATCCCCAGTTTTTATCGGGACTTTAAAAATGGCGACAAAAACGCCCGCAACGTCACCCGCGACACCCGCCTGGAGCTGGAAAAACTGAGTAAGAGCAACATCACGGGCCTGATCATTGACCTGCGCAACAATGGCGGCGGCTCGCTTTCCGATGCCGTGGACACGACAGGGCTGTTTATCAAAAAAGGCCCGGTGGTTCAAGTGAAGGACAGCACCGGAAAAATTCAGGTTCTTGCCGACGAAGACCCGAAACAATATTACGATGGCCCCATCATCGTACTGGTTAACAAATTCAGCGCTTCCGCCTCGGAGATCCTTGCCGGAGCTCTGCAGGACTATCACCGCGCCATCATTGTCGGCAGCAAACACACCCACGGCAAGGGCACTGTCCAGGCCGTGCTCGACCTCGACGACAACCTGCCTTTTCGGAATATGGAGCAATTCATGCCATTGGGCGCACTGAAAATTACTGTGCAAAAATTCTATCGCGTTAGTGGCGGCTCAACCCAATACCGCGGCATTGTCCCTGACATCATCCTGCCGGATCGGTTTGACGCGGTAAAAAGCGGTGAACAATATATTGACTATTCCCTACCGTGGGATACTATACAAAGTAGTAATTACGAGCCATTGACAATACAACCACCTCTGCTGAACCTTCAAACGAACAGTTCAGAACGTGTGGCTAACGATCCAGACATGCAACGCATTTCCATGCAAGCCGAAGAAGCGCGCAAACGGATCGAGAATACGTGCCGCCAGTTGACCCTGGCTGCCATTCGCGCTGAACGCGACACTTTTGAAGCTGAAAAAGAGGGGATGCCCGGCACTGACGAGGAGTCCAGCCAAGACGATGACTGGCAGAAACAGGTCAACGAAGACCCCTATGTCCATGAGGGCATGGCGATCATTCACGATCTTTTGACTCTGGGGTAACTAGCAACAACTGATCGCACGGAAAGGATCTTCATGGCTCAGCACAGCATACTCATATCCGCTGACGTTCAGGCGCTTCTTAACCTGGATGACGATTTTTCCAAGAAGGAAGGCTTTTCCATTCTGGTGGCGTCTTCGGCAAAGGATCTCCTCAAACAGGCGCGCGAACATCATCCGGAGATCATTTTCCTCATTCCATCCATGGAAGTGGATCAGCGCAATTGTTGTCGTTTGCTCAAGGAAGATTCACGTGTCAGCGATATCCCGGTCGTTGCCATCGTTAACAGCACGGCTGCCGACGACCTTGACCACTGTCATCATGCGCGCCCAGACGACATTCTGTTCACGCCGATCAACAGCCACCTGTTTCTGACCTCGGCCCGCCGCATTCTCGGCTTGGCTCACCGGTCCTTTTCTCGGCTCCAGACCAGCCTTGTCGTCGACTACGGAACGGACAAAGCCCTCAAAAAGGTCGCCTGCGCCTACAATCTCAGCACCGGTGGCATTTTCATCTCAACGGAGACGCCCCCCAAGGTCAACCAACAGATTTTTATCTGCCTGGCCTTGCCCCCGAACAAAGAAACCCTGCACTGCGAAGGCATTGTCACCTGGATCAACCACACCGAAAATCCAGCCTATCCCGACATCCCCCCCGGATTCGGCGTACAGTTTATGTCGCTGAACATCTCAGACCTGTTTGCCATTCGCAACTTTATCGACAGTCAGGAAAAAAAGCGCTTGACGACCGACGGCTGAAGAATACGCTAACCCCTTCTAGTGTATACATTTTTTATACGTTTTTCCGGTTATTCAACAAATCCCTCCCCGGAGGAGATAAAAGGCCGGAAAAGCATCATGAAAATCAGCGAAAGCCCCCTTTTTCATCATCCACCTATTGACACACACGCGCATTACATCGTAATAGTAGCTGTTACAATATGCACTATACTGTATACAATTTTGGAGAGTAATTGCGTGGGTGGACGGGGGTTTACTCACATTCTGATGTTGTGCCGCGCCAACCGAGCCAATTCTGATGCTTCGCGGCCTTTTGGATTTAATTGAAAGGGGAGGTAATAATTATGCAGTGGGTTACAGCTGTTCGTGCAGGTCCTCATCCATCATCTGTTCACCAACCAATCAACCACGTCCATTTTGCCCCGAAAAGAATTCGCACAGTTCGGAAGACGCAAAGTTGAACTGAGATTGATTCATAACCCTATTTAGAAAGTGCATTGAAATGATCAAAATTAACAAGGGCTTGGATCTGCCGATCACCGGCAGCCCCGAACAGAGCATCTCTGACGGCCCGACGGTGAAAACCGTCGCCGTACTCGGCCCAGACTATGTCGGCATGAAGCCGAGTATGAGTGTAAAGGTGGGAGACCAGGTAAAACTTGGTCAAAAGCTGTTTGCAGACAAAAAGACCGAAGGCGTCATTTACACTGCGCCGGGCTGTGGCAAGGTCGTTGCCGTCAACCGCGGCTACCGGCGCGCCCTGCAATCAGTCGTTATCGAACTCAATGGCGATGATGCGGAAGTATTCGCTTCGTACAAAGAAGAGGAACTTGCCAGCTTGGATCGCGACAAGGTTGTCAACAATCTGGTGGAATCGGGAATGTGGACGGCTCTGCGCACACGTCCCTACAGCAAGGTTCCGGCAATCGACAGCACCCCGGCTTCGATTTTTGTCGCAGCCATGGACACAAATCCTCTCTGTGCTAAAGCCGAACTGATTATCAAGGAAGAAGAGCAGGCGTTTGCTAACGGCCTGAAAGTCCTGACCCGCCTGACCGACGGCTCTGTGTATGTCTGTCAGAAACCCAACGCGGTTCTTCCCAAGGTTGACGGAACTCGTGCTGAGGAATTTGACGGTCCTCACCCTGCAGGGCTGCCCGGCACTCACATCCACTTTCTTGACCCCGTCAACGAAAATAAAATGGTCTGGACCATCAACTACCAGGACGTCATTGCCTTTGGTAAGTTTTTTATCACCGGCAAGCTGCCCCTCGACCGGGTTATCGCGCTGGGTGGTCCCGGCGTTAAAAATCCCCGCCTGATTCGCACCCGCATGGGCGCCAACCTTGACGAGCTGCTGGCAGGAGAACTGAATGCCGGCAACCAACGGGTTGTCTCCGGTTCGGTTCTACACGGCAGCACTGCAGAAGGTCCTCTGGCCTTCCTCGGTCGCTATCATCTGCAGGTTTCCGTGCTGCCTGAAAAACGTGAGCGCGAGTTCCTGGCATCTCTGACTGCCGGTGCTGACCGCTTCTCTTTGAAACGTGTCTTTTTGTCGGCCTTTACCGGCGGCCCCTCTGCACCGATGAATACCAGCCAGTATGGCCGCAAGGGCAACATCCTTTCGATTGGTTCTTTCGAAAAAGTGATGCCTTTGGAGATCCTGCCCAACTTCCTGCTGCGCAGCCTGGCTGCCGGTGATACCGACCAGGCTCAACTGCTCGGTTGCCTGGAACTGGACGAAGAAGATCTGGCACTATGCACTTACGCCTGCTCCGGCAAGAACGACTACGGCGTTATGCTGCGTGAGGCACTTACCACCATCGAGAAAGAGGGATAATAGCCGTGAAATTACTCGACGAATTGAAACCTCACTTTGAGAAGGGTGGCAAGTGGGAAAAATATGCCGCCGTTCACGAAGCCATTGATACGACACTGTACTCCCCTGCGGATGTAACAACGGGTTACACCCATGTTCGTGACAGCATCAACCACAAACGCGTCATGAGCATTATCATGCTGGCTCTGCTGCCGTGTATTTTCATGGCCATGTGGAACAGCGGCTTCCAGGAAAATCTGACCCTGAATCAGATGCTCGCAGCTGGCCAAATCAATAGCCTGCCCGGATTCAGCGACAGCACGTCTGTTTTGGCCAATGTCCTTACCGGTGCCGGAATGCTGCTGCCGATTTTTCTAGTCGCAATCATTACAGAAGCGGTCTGGGTGGTTATCTTTGCCGCAATGCGAAAAAAATCAATTGATGCCGGTTTCTTGGTGTCAGCTGTTTTAATTACACTGCTCATGCCGCCCACGGTTCCGCTGTGGCAGGTTGCAATCGCGACCTCTTTCGGCATTGTCATTGGCCGTGAAATTTTCGGCGGCGTCGGCATGAACTTCCTCAAC encodes the following:
- a CDS encoding diacylglycerol kinase gives rise to the protein MAKPGKTGLTRILNATGYSFAGLKAAWHNEAAFRQELALVLILTPLAFWISSGLTQTALLLTSLYLVLLMELANSALEAVVDRISDEHHPLSGRAKDIGSAMVFVSLAGAAAVWLLVLLD
- a CDS encoding carboxy terminal-processing peptidase, which gives rise to MTSSTSLFRRLLSVCLLACLLWTLPASASPLPNKEFDPQRAKLLGYIVSQHLTRYHYSHKSLDDDLSVAAFDLYLKQLDAQKRFLLTTDVKMLGAYESYIDNEIRRGEIHLPIYSAQIMAERIPVVEKMIEELLAKPFDFSRDEQLETDNKKLKFCRTDQELRERWRKTLKFQVANRYLDLKEEQEQPTPEADTSKKTSSDTPAKKLSDNELRQQAREKVAKRYQHLMTRMLKEKEDEHFDRYLNAISRAYDPHSNYLPPAQKEDFDIHMRGSLEGIGALLREEDGYIKVVSLIPGGAAEQEGQLESEDTILKVAEGDQEPVDITDTRIRDAVSLIRGPKGTEVRLHVKKADGSRRVISIVREVVQIKETFVKSTVITPPDSKEVFGYLKIPSFYRDFKNGDKNARNVTRDTRLELEKLSKSNITGLIIDLRNNGGGSLSDAVDTTGLFIKKGPVVQVKDSTGKIQVLADEDPKQYYDGPIIVLVNKFSASASEILAGALQDYHRAIIVGSKHTHGKGTVQAVLDLDDNLPFRNMEQFMPLGALKITVQKFYRVSGGSTQYRGIVPDIILPDRFDAVKSGEQYIDYSLPWDTIQSSNYEPLTIQPPLLNLQTNSSERVANDPDMQRISMQAEEARKRIENTCRQLTLAAIRAERDTFEAEKEGMPGTDEESSQDDDWQKQVNEDPYVHEGMAIIHDLLTLG
- a CDS encoding PilZ domain-containing protein, whose product is MAQHSILISADVQALLNLDDDFSKKEGFSILVASSAKDLLKQAREHHPEIIFLIPSMEVDQRNCCRLLKEDSRVSDIPVVAIVNSTAADDLDHCHHARPDDILFTPINSHLFLTSARRILGLAHRSFSRLQTSLVVDYGTDKALKKVACAYNLSTGGIFISTETPPKVNQQIFICLALPPNKETLHCEGIVTWINHTENPAYPDIPPGFGVQFMSLNISDLFAIRNFIDSQEKKRLTTDG
- a CDS encoding Na(+)-translocating NADH-quinone reductase subunit A, producing the protein MIKINKGLDLPITGSPEQSISDGPTVKTVAVLGPDYVGMKPSMSVKVGDQVKLGQKLFADKKTEGVIYTAPGCGKVVAVNRGYRRALQSVVIELNGDDAEVFASYKEEELASLDRDKVVNNLVESGMWTALRTRPYSKVPAIDSTPASIFVAAMDTNPLCAKAELIIKEEEQAFANGLKVLTRLTDGSVYVCQKPNAVLPKVDGTRAEEFDGPHPAGLPGTHIHFLDPVNENKMVWTINYQDVIAFGKFFITGKLPLDRVIALGGPGVKNPRLIRTRMGANLDELLAGELNAGNQRVVSGSVLHGSTAEGPLAFLGRYHLQVSVLPEKREREFLASLTAGADRFSLKRVFLSAFTGGPSAPMNTSQYGRKGNILSIGSFEKVMPLEILPNFLLRSLAAGDTDQAQLLGCLELDEEDLALCTYACSGKNDYGVMLREALTTIEKEG